In a genomic window of Gloeothece verrucosa PCC 7822:
- a CDS encoding helix-turn-helix domain-containing protein: protein MTVICTLRQFIQERNLTQLKVAQDTGLSPTIIGNLSNNRFSRIDVQTAERLCKYLSCEFGDLFKIQN, encoded by the coding sequence ATGACCGTGATTTGCACCCTTCGCCAATTTATACAAGAGAGAAACTTAACGCAGCTTAAAGTTGCCCAGGATACGGGCTTAAGTCCTACTATTATCGGCAATTTATCCAATAATCGATTTAGCCGGATTGATGTTCAAACGGCTGAAAGGCTTTGTAAATACTTAAGTTGCGAATTTGGCGATTTATTTAAAATCCAAAACTAA
- a CDS encoding glycoside hydrolase family 15 protein: MVKFINQSQAFGCPGVAPRWTHGNKDGIGTALFSASRVWFTIWNGIITEVYYPTIDRPQIRDLQYLISDNQSFFQEEKRDLHSKIERIWDHGLGYRILNHDPQERYTIIKEVISDPQLSCILQHTQLVGEPSIVSKLHLYALCSPHLNVGGKDNNAHIIEVAGQKILVAEKDDTWLALGATIPFTKLSCGYVGESDGWTDLQDNCQMDWEFSQALNGNVALMGKLALNPENKFTLGLAFGNSLHNAISTLFQSLEIPFCQQKSTYQKQWQEKNKNIISLKQKSGDQGNLYQSSVSLLLAHEDKSYPGAIIASLSIPWGEARDDQSPGGYHLVWTRDMVSSAIGLMAAGDHQTARRALIYLATNQEENGGFAQNFWINGTPYWQGIQLDEVAFPIILAWKLHTQKLISNFDIYPMVIRAAKFLVHHGPVTQQERWEETSGFSPFTLASNIAALICAGALARERNDSTTAQFLEEYADFLESHLETWTVTTEGTLVPDIKRHYIRITPASVDDPCPNENPNEGILSIANQPPGQKSEFPAKEIVATGFLQLVRFGIRKPDDPIIVDSVKVIDAVLKVDTLFGPCWHRYNHDGYGQRPDGQPYQGWGKGRAWPLLTGERGHYELMRGNDVTPYIKAMEGFATDTGLLPEQVWDEPDRPEINMFLGKSTGSAMPLMWAHSEYIKLLRSTEDGQVFDWIPEVAERYLGNRNSCKNLEIWKFNRQVKQVKPGWTLRIQALAPFQLHWSQDNWQTVHNFQSTCTSVDVYYVNIPVNAEQKAPIYFTFLWTEGNQWENKNYQVEIWH, encoded by the coding sequence ATGGTTAAGTTTATCAATCAATCTCAAGCTTTTGGTTGTCCAGGGGTTGCTCCTAGATGGACGCATGGGAATAAAGACGGAATTGGAACGGCTCTTTTTAGCGCTAGTCGTGTCTGGTTTACAATTTGGAACGGCATAATAACAGAAGTTTATTACCCGACAATTGATCGTCCACAAATACGAGATTTACAATACCTTATTAGTGACAATCAAAGCTTTTTTCAAGAAGAAAAGCGCGATCTCCATTCAAAAATAGAAAGAATCTGGGATCATGGGTTAGGATATCGCATTTTAAATCACGATCCTCAAGAACGTTACACGATTATCAAAGAAGTCATTAGCGATCCTCAACTTTCTTGTATTTTGCAGCACACCCAATTAGTCGGTGAACCTTCTATTGTCTCCAAACTTCACTTATATGCTCTATGTTCTCCTCATTTAAATGTTGGGGGCAAGGACAATAATGCTCATATTATTGAAGTAGCCGGACAGAAAATATTGGTAGCCGAAAAAGATGATACTTGGTTAGCATTAGGAGCAACAATTCCTTTTACTAAATTATCTTGTGGTTATGTAGGAGAAAGCGATGGTTGGACAGACCTTCAAGATAATTGTCAGATGGATTGGGAATTTTCTCAAGCCTTAAATGGCAATGTAGCCTTAATGGGAAAACTCGCTCTAAACCCGGAAAATAAATTTACTTTAGGTCTAGCTTTTGGGAACAGTTTGCATAATGCTATTTCTACTTTATTTCAATCTTTAGAAATCCCCTTTTGTCAACAAAAATCGACTTATCAAAAGCAATGGCAAGAGAAAAATAAAAATATTATTTCTCTAAAACAAAAATCTGGCGATCAGGGTAATCTTTATCAAAGTAGTGTTAGTCTTTTATTAGCTCATGAAGATAAATCCTATCCAGGTGCTATTATTGCCTCTCTTTCTATTCCTTGGGGTGAAGCAAGAGACGATCAAAGTCCCGGAGGATATCACCTTGTTTGGACTAGAGATATGGTTAGCAGTGCCATTGGTTTGATGGCCGCAGGAGATCACCAAACTGCCCGGCGAGCGCTTATTTATTTGGCAACAAATCAAGAAGAAAACGGAGGTTTTGCCCAAAATTTCTGGATTAATGGCACTCCTTACTGGCAAGGAATTCAATTAGATGAGGTGGCTTTTCCGATTATATTGGCTTGGAAACTTCATACTCAAAAACTTATCTCAAATTTTGACATTTATCCTATGGTAATACGAGCCGCAAAATTTCTAGTACATCACGGTCCGGTTACTCAACAAGAGCGCTGGGAAGAAACCAGTGGTTTTTCTCCTTTTACTCTCGCTTCTAATATTGCGGCCTTAATTTGTGCCGGAGCCTTGGCTCGGGAGCGAAATGACTCGACAACGGCTCAATTTTTGGAAGAATACGCAGATTTCCTAGAAAGTCATCTAGAAACTTGGACGGTAACTACAGAAGGAACTCTAGTTCCCGATATTAAACGCCATTATATTCGCATTACTCCGGCTAGTGTTGATGATCCCTGTCCGAATGAAAACCCGAATGAGGGAATTTTATCAATTGCTAATCAACCTCCCGGTCAAAAAAGTGAATTTCCGGCTAAAGAAATTGTAGCTACTGGTTTTTTACAATTAGTGCGTTTTGGGATTCGTAAACCAGATGATCCGATTATTGTGGATTCTGTTAAAGTGATTGATGCTGTTTTAAAAGTAGATACTCTCTTTGGCCCTTGCTGGCATCGCTATAATCATGATGGTTATGGACAAAGACCAGATGGTCAACCTTATCAAGGTTGGGGTAAAGGTCGCGCTTGGCCTTTACTTACTGGAGAGCGAGGACATTATGAATTGATGAGGGGAAATGATGTCACTCCCTATATTAAGGCGATGGAAGGATTTGCGACTGATACAGGATTACTACCAGAGCAAGTTTGGGACGAACCGGATCGTCCTGAGATTAATATGTTTTTAGGCAAATCCACCGGCTCTGCTATGCCTTTGATGTGGGCCCATTCTGAATATATTAAGCTATTGCGTTCAACTGAAGATGGTCAGGTGTTTGACTGGATTCCTGAAGTAGCTGAACGTTATTTAGGTAATCGCAATTCCTGTAAAAATCTTGAAATTTGGAAATTTAACCGACAGGTAAAACAAGTTAAACCAGGCTGGACTTTAAGAATACAAGCACTTGCTCCTTTTCAATTACATTGGTCACAAGATAATTGGCAAACGGTTCATAATTTTCAATCTACTTGCACTTCGGTAGATGTCTATTATGTAAATATTCCTGTAAATGCCGAGCAGAAAGCACCTATCTATTTTACCTTTCTTTGGACAGAGGGTAATCAATGGGAAAACAAAAATTATCAAGTTGAAATATGGCATTAA
- a CDS encoding BRO-N domain-containing protein, with amino-acid sequence MVADKSLSVFSYGNNQIRIVLIDGEPWFVAKDVCNVLEHSDVSMACQRLKSYEKGTSIVCTPGGNQEMAIISESGLYRLVLTSRKPQAEPFQDWVCQEVLPSIRQTGRYEVQPPQPKAQGELILMLAQEAVERDKRINALEAEHNETRHEMAMIKSQLADTTGRLDRQAAEWRIGFDMLQKTKQEAWDALDLLQSDWKNSKEIAQLTTRSRINLLVRSFCKLTGVSYKDVFTNFYLQLKYRYHYDVKARARNSRRTLIDQVEQDGQIENLYLIALQFFYGWMGKNQNG; translated from the coding sequence ATGGTAGCCGATAAAAGCTTATCAGTTTTTTCTTATGGCAACAATCAGATCAGAATTGTTCTGATCGACGGAGAACCTTGGTTCGTTGCCAAGGACGTTTGTAATGTTCTAGAACATTCAGATGTTTCTATGGCCTGTCAACGTTTGAAGTCTTACGAAAAGGGGACAAGTATTGTTTGTACCCCAGGCGGAAATCAAGAAATGGCAATTATTTCAGAGTCTGGACTGTACCGCCTAGTTTTAACTTCTCGCAAGCCGCAAGCCGAACCGTTTCAAGACTGGGTGTGTCAAGAGGTGCTGCCATCTATCCGCCAAACAGGACGGTATGAAGTACAGCCGCCACAGCCAAAAGCTCAAGGAGAACTCATTTTGATGTTGGCCCAGGAAGCGGTCGAGCGAGACAAAAGGATTAATGCTCTTGAAGCCGAACATAATGAAACTCGCCACGAAATGGCGATGATCAAATCTCAGTTGGCTGATACGACGGGGCGCTTAGATCGCCAAGCTGCCGAATGGCGAATCGGCTTCGATATGCTCCAAAAGACCAAACAAGAAGCCTGGGATGCCCTAGATTTGCTTCAGTCGGACTGGAAAAATAGCAAAGAGATAGCCCAATTGACGACCCGTTCAAGGATTAACCTTTTGGTTCGCAGCTTCTGCAAACTGACCGGAGTTAGCTATAAGGATGTTTTCACAAACTTCTATCTTCAGTTGAAGTACCGTTACCACTACGACGTGAAGGCGAGAGCCAGGAATAGCCGCCGGACTCTCATCGATCAAGTTGAGCAGGATGGGCAGATTGAAAACCTCTACTTGATCGCGCTTCAGTTCTTTTATGGATGGATGGGGAAAAATCAAAATGGCTAA
- a CDS encoding TnsA endonuclease N-terminal domain-containing protein, with translation MNDQQFTDWCQKLKLPSPTVELIKSIRSSPPSRRVQGRAGNVSGVYPSRKMGHTVSFESAKVELWAIYQMEHDKDVLEFYDQPEGFKIKYQNAAGRTIGHYHTPDFFVLRSSHAAWEEWKTEKQLINLSEKYPTRYQKTELGVWRCPPGEEFASLLGLKYYVRSDASLNPIYIQNLIFLEDYLKFTVSVSREIQTQVKTIIQDNQGITLTQILSNLEEVRANDLYKMIALEQIYVDLSAIPLVNGAEVRLYSDKTSHETVISSRLASNSLLPISSMLLSANTQLDWDGKFWTLINQGQTTTTLLPENGQPVKLNNEIFQNLLLSGSITKRYPNLSENNQQKIRELISQASAKDLEIANHRNLAVQAYLERNKNFEKNFSERTVRKWVKKFREADVELGCGYVGLLPLTKKRGNRLPKANNQALSLLDSFIAQHFETSRQAPAASVYRAYQRACSTAQITALSRTTFYKRIKERGSPEHLRKRYGAKVAYQVSPWYWELNASTPRHGDRPLSVAHLDHTQLDIELRSSTTGRLLGRPWLTLLTDAYSRRILAIYLTFDSPSYRSCMMVLRICVGRTGRFPESLVVDGGKEFHSVYFDSLLARYHCLKKTRPAHQPRFGSVIERLFDTTNTQFVYNLLGNTQASKQPRTLTKDINPKQQAVWTLSDLYTYLQQWEGRAL, from the coding sequence ATGAATGACCAACAATTTACTGACTGGTGTCAGAAGTTAAAACTGCCCTCGCCAACCGTGGAATTGATTAAATCAATTCGCTCGTCTCCTCCGTCGCGTCGTGTACAGGGTCGAGCCGGCAATGTGAGCGGGGTGTACCCAAGTCGTAAAATGGGGCATACGGTCTCCTTTGAGAGTGCAAAAGTGGAATTGTGGGCTATTTACCAGATGGAACACGATAAAGATGTTCTGGAGTTTTATGACCAACCAGAGGGGTTTAAAATTAAATATCAAAATGCGGCAGGGCGAACAATTGGACACTATCACACGCCGGATTTTTTCGTGCTGCGCTCAAGTCACGCGGCTTGGGAAGAGTGGAAAACCGAAAAACAATTAATTAATTTAAGTGAAAAATATCCTACCCGTTATCAAAAAACGGAGCTTGGGGTTTGGCGATGTCCTCCAGGGGAAGAATTCGCATCTTTACTAGGTCTTAAATATTATGTTCGTTCTGATGCCAGCCTCAATCCGATTTATATCCAAAATTTAATATTTTTAGAAGATTATTTAAAATTTACGGTTTCGGTTTCTCGAGAAATTCAAACACAAGTTAAAACAATTATTCAAGATAATCAAGGAATCACGCTTACTCAAATTCTGTCAAATTTAGAAGAGGTTCGAGCTAATGATTTGTATAAAATGATAGCTCTTGAACAAATTTATGTAGATTTATCAGCCATCCCTTTAGTTAATGGTGCTGAAGTAAGGTTATATTCCGATAAAACGAGCCATGAAACCGTAATTTCATCCCGTCTCGCCTCAAATTCTCTCTTACCCATATCGTCGATGTTATTATCCGCTAATACTCAGCTAGACTGGGATGGAAAGTTTTGGACATTAATTAATCAAGGGCAGACCACAACAACTTTGTTACCTGAAAATGGACAGCCAGTAAAACTAAATAATGAAATCTTCCAGAACTTATTGCTGTCGGGTTCGATAACTAAACGTTATCCTAATTTATCAGAAAATAATCAACAAAAAATTCGGGAATTAATAAGTCAAGCCTCGGCTAAAGATTTAGAAATAGCTAACCATCGTAATTTGGCTGTTCAAGCCTATTTGGAGCGAAATAAGAATTTTGAAAAAAATTTCTCAGAAAGGACAGTAAGAAAGTGGGTTAAAAAATTTCGTGAAGCTGATGTTGAGTTAGGTTGCGGATACGTAGGTTTATTACCTTTAACAAAAAAACGAGGAAATCGCTTACCCAAAGCCAATAATCAAGCACTTTCATTACTCGATAGTTTTATCGCACAACATTTTGAAACTTCTCGACAAGCTCCTGCGGCATCAGTGTATCGAGCTTACCAGAGAGCTTGTTCGACGGCTCAAATTACTGCCCTTAGTCGCACCACATTCTACAAACGAATAAAAGAGCGCGGATCTCCCGAACATCTAAGAAAGCGATACGGGGCTAAAGTAGCTTATCAGGTAAGTCCTTGGTATTGGGAACTAAATGCTTCTACCCCACGCCACGGAGACCGGCCACTGAGTGTAGCTCATCTGGACCATACTCAGCTAGATATTGAATTACGTTCTTCTACTACAGGCAGACTGTTAGGGCGACCTTGGTTGACTCTGCTGACTGACGCTTACAGTCGTCGCATTCTAGCCATTTATCTAACCTTTGACTCTCCATCTTATCGTTCCTGTATGATGGTTTTACGTATTTGTGTAGGGCGAACAGGGCGCTTTCCTGAGTCATTAGTCGTCGATGGGGGCAAAGAATTCCACAGTGTTTATTTTGATAGCTTACTGGCAAGGTATCACTGCCTAAAAAAAACTCGTCCCGCTCATCAACCTCGCTTTGGAAGCGTTATCGAGCGACTGTTTGATACAACGAATACTCAGTTTGTCTATAATCTATTAGGAAACACTCAAGCATCCAAACAGCCTCGAACCCTCACCAAAGATATTAATCCAAAACAACAAGCGGTTTGGACTTTAAGTGATTTGTACACTTATCTCCAACAGTGGGAGGGGCGAGCTTTATGA
- a CDS encoding alpha/beta fold hydrolase translates to MALINNHQPYFFAPNPLKKNAPLFVFLPGMDETAKELMKIQIGDLETVFDVRCFVIPADNLTDWEHLSSQAIKLTRSELEQKPQATVYLCGESFGGCLALKILQQEPELFDRIILINPASSFHRVPWLNLGSYLLPWTPKIIYDLSSILTVPCLAPLNRLSSQSRQALLKATRSAPKATAAKRLALLREFRVSENQLQKITKPVLLIASKGDLILPSLSEIKRLAPYFKDVKTITLPNSGHACLAQTNVNLRLLLQKAEFLPE, encoded by the coding sequence ATGGCATTAATTAATAACCATCAACCTTATTTTTTTGCTCCTAATCCTCTTAAAAAAAACGCTCCCTTATTTGTATTTCTGCCGGGAATGGATGAAACGGCTAAGGAACTAATGAAAATTCAAATAGGGGATTTAGAAACAGTATTTGATGTTCGTTGTTTTGTTATTCCTGCCGACAATTTAACCGACTGGGAGCATCTTAGTTCTCAAGCGATCAAACTTACTCGCTCTGAACTTGAGCAAAAACCACAAGCAACAGTTTATCTCTGTGGAGAATCTTTTGGTGGCTGTCTAGCTCTAAAAATTTTACAGCAAGAACCTGAGTTATTTGATCGTATAATTCTCATCAATCCTGCTTCATCATTTCATCGAGTTCCTTGGCTAAATTTAGGCTCTTATTTACTTCCTTGGACTCCTAAAATTATCTATGATCTCTCTTCGATTTTAACAGTACCTTGTCTTGCTCCTTTAAATCGCTTGTCTTCCCAAAGTCGCCAAGCCTTATTAAAAGCTACTCGCTCCGCTCCTAAAGCTACTGCCGCTAAAAGATTGGCACTTTTGCGAGAATTTAGGGTTTCAGAAAATCAACTTCAAAAGATAACAAAACCTGTATTATTAATTGCTAGTAAAGGTGATCTTATTTTACCCTCCTTATCTGAAATTAAGCGACTAGCTCCATATTTTAAGGATGTTAAGACTATTACTCTACCTAATAGTGGCCATGCCTGTTTAGCTCAAACTAATGTTAATTTGCGCTTACTTTTACAAAAAGCAGAATTTTTACCTGAGTAA
- a CDS encoding IS630 family transposase, which produces MPAKSFLSLEQKEKLQKTLRESQCPHVRERVLIILLMDDGKTYHEISQFLGIAYRTVAYWAIHGDPDNLESFIDKRNQGNFKKVTDEYINLLLAVIEKNPEELGYEFGRWTAARLASYLEKETGICLSGSQVRRILQKKKYVYLWAKYSLEDKQNPVLREAFKEKLQEYIKISIFKPNSCQIWFWDEAGFSLRVIRRKQWSKKGTRRKVAGQRRRGRVNVMGGLRYTDKKRLAYFIEKGNAITFYEQMVSLNEFVLSEWVIEGNQADKFVQLGPKIIVILDNASFHKKKEILAQIEKQMPNIRLEFLPPYSPDYNLMELVWHSAKEYIANKLFESVEQLKFLLDKLLNQGELIIKWRRKIKNKGNSVYAI; this is translated from the coding sequence GTGCCAGCGAAAAGTTTTTTATCTTTGGAGCAAAAAGAAAAATTACAAAAAACTTTACGAGAAAGCCAATGTCCTCATGTGAGAGAACGAGTATTGATAATATTATTAATGGATGATGGCAAAACTTACCATGAGATTAGTCAATTTTTAGGAATAGCTTATCGAACAGTAGCTTATTGGGCTATTCATGGTGATCCAGATAACTTAGAAAGTTTTATTGATAAAAGAAATCAAGGAAATTTTAAAAAAGTGACTGACGAATATATTAATTTACTTTTAGCTGTAATTGAAAAAAATCCCGAAGAGTTGGGTTATGAATTTGGACGTTGGACAGCAGCAAGATTAGCAAGCTATTTAGAAAAAGAAACGGGAATTTGTTTAAGCGGCTCACAAGTAAGGAGGATTTTACAGAAAAAAAAGTACGTTTACCTTTGGGCTAAATATAGCTTAGAAGATAAGCAAAATCCTGTGTTAAGAGAAGCATTTAAAGAAAAATTACAAGAGTATATAAAAATAAGCATTTTCAAGCCAAATTCATGTCAAATATGGTTTTGGGATGAAGCGGGCTTTAGTTTACGAGTGATTAGACGAAAACAATGGTCTAAAAAAGGGACAAGAAGAAAAGTAGCAGGACAAAGAAGAAGAGGAAGGGTTAATGTAATGGGAGGATTGCGATATACAGATAAAAAAAGATTAGCTTATTTTATTGAGAAAGGAAATGCTATAACTTTTTACGAACAGATGGTTAGTTTAAACGAATTTGTATTAAGCGAATGGGTTATAGAAGGAAATCAAGCTGATAAATTTGTTCAATTAGGTCCAAAGATAATTGTCATTCTTGATAACGCTTCTTTTCATAAAAAAAAAGAAATTTTAGCTCAAATCGAAAAACAAATGCCAAATATAAGGCTAGAATTTTTGCCTCCTTATAGTCCAGATTATAATTTAATGGAATTAGTGTGGCATTCTGCAAAAGAATATATTGCTAATAAATTATTTGAGTCAGTTGAACAATTGAAATTTTTATTAGATAAATTATTAAATCAAGGAGAACTTATTATTAAATGGAGACGCAAAATTAAAAATAAAGGAAATTCTGTTTATGCAATTTAG
- a CDS encoding minor capsid protein, with protein sequence MSDPLSLIERYNSILSQAEDRIIERINRALAEAFVQLERELRIKYPKIQENGSLTAANRKLLLLNELKGLLDIVGNTSRYSQLFEELLKTANEQGVSLAGKFSRLMEGDDFVQATAKVPIEALKYAVEEQIRYLGKYGDEFANKASAIIEQGIIQGWHPSRIAPYLRRELGVTKVRAEMIARTASLSAFNSALKQHFLANNIRFAQFQATVDDRVCPYCSARNGNVYRIEEIRIPCHPQCRCVAMPWKADWQEQGLTNDDWHRRSHEQGIAELRATGKEPNYGLSPFEKAAGLEKPPVPIWTP encoded by the coding sequence ATGTCCGATCCATTGTCCCTAATTGAACGTTACAATTCTATTCTCTCTCAAGCCGAAGATAGGATTATAGAACGCATTAATCGCGCTCTGGCTGAAGCCTTTGTGCAATTAGAGCGAGAGCTTAGAATTAAGTATCCGAAGATTCAAGAGAACGGGAGCTTAACGGCGGCCAATAGAAAGCTTTTGCTGTTGAATGAGCTTAAAGGTTTGCTCGATATAGTCGGTAATACGAGCCGATACAGCCAACTGTTTGAGGAGCTACTAAAAACTGCCAATGAACAGGGCGTTAGTTTGGCGGGAAAATTTTCCCGCCTTATGGAAGGAGACGATTTTGTTCAGGCAACTGCTAAAGTGCCCATAGAGGCTCTTAAATACGCTGTAGAGGAACAGATTAGGTATTTGGGGAAATATGGAGATGAATTTGCCAATAAAGCCAGCGCGATTATCGAGCAGGGCATTATCCAAGGCTGGCATCCTTCTAGGATTGCGCCTTATTTGCGGCGAGAGCTAGGTGTGACTAAGGTTAGAGCCGAAATGATTGCTCGGACTGCTAGTTTATCAGCGTTTAATAGTGCCCTTAAACAGCATTTTTTAGCAAATAATATCCGTTTTGCCCAGTTTCAGGCGACAGTTGATGATAGAGTATGTCCGTACTGCTCGGCACGAAATGGAAATGTTTACCGCATAGAGGAAATAAGAATTCCTTGCCACCCTCAATGTAGATGTGTGGCGATGCCCTGGAAAGCCGATTGGCAAGAACAGGGCTTGACAAATGATGATTGGCACAGGCGATCACACGAACAAGGGATCGCGGAGCTTCGAGCAACAGGAAAAGAGCCGAACTACGGGCTTTCACCCTTCGAAAAAGCGGCGGGACTGGAGAAACCCCCAGTCCCGATATGGACTCCTTAA
- a CDS encoding J domain-containing protein: MEEIYSLLTYRELQIRLKSARNYGHTKIRLNSTKAALLAEYKRCRKQYKTSYIPEQKQQKHTKQSATKPKPINLNTCTPRQYLQVFGLQSSNANRQTIKKAYFALAKQHHPDQGGNPDSFRKIYEIYQHLLTKYA, encoded by the coding sequence ATGGAAGAAATCTACAGCTTATTAACCTATAGGGAATTACAAATCCGCCTTAAATCCGCCAGAAACTATGGGCACACTAAAATCCGCCTCAACTCCACAAAAGCTGCACTCCTAGCGGAATATAAACGATGCCGGAAACAATACAAAACCTCTTACATTCCCGAGCAGAAGCAACAAAAGCATACAAAACAGTCCGCCACAAAACCAAAACCAATCAACCTCAACACCTGCACTCCTCGACAATATCTGCAAGTTTTCGGCTTACAGTCGAGCAATGCCAACCGCCAAACCATTAAAAAAGCTTATTTTGCCTTGGCAAAACAGCATCACCCAGACCAAGGTGGGAATCCAGATAGCTTCCGCAAAATCTACGAAATTTATCAACATCTCCTCACCAAATACGCCTAA
- a CDS encoding SDR family oxidoreductase, whose translation MSYSPYLLKDQKALVTGASSGIGEAVARHLARAGASVVVNYHSDAESAQKIVADICNEGGEAIAIGANVASEDEVLAMFEQMYQQFGGIDILVNNAGIQKDAAFVDMSLHDWNLVINVNLTGQFLCAKEAAKEFLKRGVKPNISSAAGKIICISSVHEVIPWSGHVNYASSKGGIDMMMKSIAQELAPHKIRVNSIAPGAIKTPINKNAWDTPQAEAKLLELIPQGRVGEPDDIGKAAVWLASDDSDYVNGTTIYVDGGMTLYPGFAHGG comes from the coding sequence ATGAGTTATTCTCCTTATTTACTTAAAGATCAAAAAGCCTTAGTGACAGGTGCTAGTTCAGGCATTGGTGAAGCAGTTGCCCGTCATTTAGCTAGAGCAGGTGCATCAGTCGTTGTCAACTATCATTCCGATGCTGAAAGTGCCCAGAAAATTGTCGCCGATATCTGCAATGAAGGGGGAGAAGCGATCGCTATAGGTGCAAATGTTGCATCTGAAGATGAAGTTTTGGCCATGTTTGAGCAAATGTATCAACAGTTTGGCGGGATTGATATTTTAGTTAATAATGCAGGAATTCAAAAAGATGCCGCTTTTGTTGACATGAGTCTTCATGATTGGAATTTAGTTATAAATGTTAACTTAACAGGACAATTTTTGTGTGCTAAAGAAGCGGCTAAAGAATTTTTAAAACGAGGAGTCAAGCCGAATATATCAAGTGCAGCCGGTAAAATTATTTGTATTAGTTCTGTGCATGAGGTCATCCCCTGGTCCGGTCATGTCAATTACGCTTCTAGTAAAGGGGGAATTGACATGATGATGAAAAGCATTGCTCAGGAACTTGCTCCCCATAAAATACGAGTTAATAGTATTGCTCCAGGCGCTATTAAAACACCCATTAATAAAAATGCTTGGGATACCCCACAAGCTGAAGCTAAATTATTAGAATTAATTCCTCAAGGAAGAGTAGGAGAACCAGATGATATTGGTAAAGCGGCTGTATGGCTCGCTAGTGATGATTCTGACTATGTTAATGGTACTACTATCTATGTGGATGGTGGTATGACATTGTATCCAGGTTTTGCTCATGGAGGTTAA
- a CDS encoding VOC family protein produces the protein MTVKSFKFKDPDGHDLELIWFPPDKGKKKWHEQNEQLFLGIDHTAIAVSNTEQSLKFYQELLGLKIKESSLNTGKTQADLDGLPHAVVRITSLSTTEKGMGIELLDYIKPSEGRSRPKNWTSTVLANLQIELVVNNIQDIVKELQNNGVKFISSHLVQLKNTSKQACLIPDPDGHVLLFIEE, from the coding sequence ATGACAGTAAAATCTTTTAAATTTAAAGACCCTGATGGTCACGATTTAGAATTAATTTGGTTTCCTCCTGATAAAGGAAAAAAGAAATGGCATGAGCAAAATGAACAATTATTTTTAGGAATCGATCACACGGCAATAGCGGTTTCTAATACAGAGCAAAGCCTTAAATTTTATCAGGAACTATTGGGTTTAAAAATTAAAGAAAGTAGTTTAAATACAGGAAAAACTCAAGCTGATCTTGACGGTTTACCTCATGCTGTAGTCCGAATTACCAGTTTAAGTACAACTGAAAAAGGTATGGGGATTGAACTCCTCGATTATATTAAGCCTTCTGAGGGTCGTTCTCGACCCAAAAATTGGACAAGTACCGTTCTTGCTAATCTTCAAATAGAACTTGTTGTTAATAATATTCAAGACATTGTAAAAGAACTCCAGAATAACGGTGTAAAATTCATTTCATCTCATCTAGTCCAGTTAAAAAATACTTCTAAACAAGCTTGTTTAATCCCAGACCCTGATGGACACGTATTATTATTTATAGAGGAATAA
- a CDS encoding HNH endonuclease, producing MLEDSEIKEIQEISQKAHDFNIKLAGFLKKNEKRRQELEEKNDPRHLFNKWKGSKDGQDWKQKQYAIQQGLCAMCKKSMPLIGSHIDHIKPISTHPQLALDVSNLRLLCPACNTSKGNK from the coding sequence ATGCTAGAAGACAGCGAAATTAAAGAAATTCAAGAAATATCCCAAAAAGCTCACGATTTCAACATCAAACTTGCCGGCTTTCTTAAGAAAAACGAAAAGAGGCGGCAGGAGCTAGAGGAGAAAAACGATCCGCGACATCTTTTCAACAAATGGAAAGGCAGCAAAGACGGGCAAGACTGGAAACAAAAGCAATATGCGATTCAGCAGGGCTTATGTGCCATGTGTAAAAAATCTATGCCCCTCATCGGCTCCCACATTGATCACATCAAGCCTATATCTACCCATCCGCAACTAGCCCTAGATGTGAGTAACCTCAGATTGTTGTGTCCTGCCTGTAACACCTCTAAAGGCAACAAATAA